In Oncorhynchus mykiss isolate Arlee chromosome 32, USDA_OmykA_1.1, whole genome shotgun sequence, the DNA window GTAGCGGGGAGGGGGCTGGGCAGAGGGGGGCATGGCCATGGGCATGGACTGGGGAGGAGGCCCGCTGGGGTGAGAGGACATGGTGTGGTGGCTGGAGTGGAGGGGGTGGGAGGAcatggtgtggtgggggtaggaggaggaggactgcTGGTAGCTGGCGCCCGAGGAGGGGCCAGAGGACGGGGCCTGCTGCTGTTGCTGGGAGCTGCCCTTGGGCGGCGGGGGCGTCTGGTTCAGCTGGATGGAGATGTCACTGGAGACCTCAGACGCGCTGCGGCCCCTCTGCGGAGGAGGCCACGACTCGGGGTGAAGGTACTGGCCGCTGTAGTCGCTGCACTCGGACAGGCGGGGGCGGTAGAGGGACGGGTGGGGCCGGTACATCTCCTCCTCGGCGTAGCGCTTCATGAATAGGTACACTGACATCACCCCGGCGCCCTGGGAGAGAGCAGCGCAAGCACAATATGAGATACCATGGCTCATATTACTACATGACATGAAACACCTTCACAAAGAAGTGATAAGTGACACATTTGGCCGTCATACATCAGGCACACTATGAACCACAGCAAAAAGAAgcctaaataaaaaatatatatattatataaaaatGACATACAGTATTGGActatgaaacacaacaaacactggaacatttaaaggtccaatgcagccgtttttatctcaatatcaaatcatgtcTGGGTAACGATGAAAAACCTTACTGTGACTTTTTTCAATTAAAGTAgaaatagtaatagtagtaattgTATAGCacagtgattgttttcaattaaaatggtcaagaaaaaacagaaatagcttttTAGCAAAGATACATttctcattcaaggattttcttaggactgtctgggagtggtctgagttaGGAAGGGAATACTGAAAACTAGCTactattggcagagaggtttgaaactgTCTTAATTAATGGTCTATAAACTCCAAAACAGGCAGACCTTTCtagcagtcttttcaaacagctcttacactaaaagtgcTTTataataattttcacaatttcacagtatggaagaatatatataaaacacaggtacATCACGTATTTGACTGCACTGTGCCTTTAATAACAACGCAATACAACAGGATGTAATGTAGCATCCTGAAAGAGCAACACAATGTTTTGAATGAACATAAATACTAAACATTTTTATAACATTACATGCGTGAGTTATTTTCAACTGTGGAATATGTCTCTATGATGCACAACCCTCTGAAGGCATAACAGGGCTCAAACCACTCCTCTGTGTAATAACTCGTTATCAAAAATGCAATGTTGCGCCAAACAGCAGACACAAACATTTACATCCTCATCCACTATTCATCGCTGACATCTTAGTACAACATCCTTGAAACTTGAGCACGTCAACGCCAATGCTAAGCGctattccccctcctcttcctcctgccaCTGCAGAGGGTctggaaaaaaaaaagaaaagcccTCCAGCGAACTGTATATTCATGTGACAACAGCAGCGTTTTTAAGCTGCCGCTGTGACAGAGCTGTCGCCCTAAAGTGTGCGCTACTAACATTTATGAATATTGATGCGAGTTGGGGGTGGGGGTCCTAACAGTGAAGCACTAAGCTAGTCGGTTAGCAGTTAGCAGGGGTTCATAGTTAGTGGTCGGGCGCTACGCTGGCAGGTGGACAGGTGTGCTGACCTCTTTGAGGAGGAAGGAGCTGGCAGCGAAGGCGAAGGACCAGCCGTAGTGGTAGTGGAAGAAGTGCTCGGGCTCACGTGGCCGGTTCATCACCTCGTCGTTGATGCTGCTGATGTAGAGGACCAGGCCCACCACCAGGCTCAGCcctgagaaggaggagaggacggggtggagagaaaaagggagggaaagagaaagcaTGGAGCGAAAAAAGAGGCAATGAGGGGcatagaggcagagaaagacacgAGAAGGAGTAGTGGAAAGaaggagatggaatggagagaggggtagaagaggggagagaaaggaggaggggagtagcGGCGAGccagtggaggggggagagaggaagaggagagagagaaagaatggagaaggggagagagggagtgcgCAGTGTTGAGGAGATTATAGcaaacagtgagcgagagagaaagggtgatgaGGAATCAtaagtgagaatgagagagagaagggtggaggaaagagagcggaagggaggaggggagggacaaACGCCAGGGGCGAGAGTGGGTGGGGGAATGGGTCAGAGAGTGTGAACATGAAGGGGATGGTGGGtagtagggagagcgagagagagatttggagacAGCAGGATACACAGTGAgtaagatggagggagagaggttgagaTGAAAAGAAAGGTGGAGAGACATAGTATTATTTTATACGAGTACATTTCTGACTGCTTATTGTCTTGGCATCCAAATAGATCCCCTTGACATAGAGGGCAAGACAGACCTGAAAGTGGGACAGTATGtggcctacactcttagaaaaaaaggtgctatctagaacctaaaaagaaccctttaaagaaccctttttggttctaggtagaattCCAGGTATTATTTAGATTTAAAGTTTAATAgtaacatgtacagggttgcaggtgtgattacagggtacagtgaaaaTCTTTTTGTTTTCACAACAATGCAGGTCAaagtgaaatgtgtttttttatgaGAGTGTTATTTTATGAAAACAAGAATCATACATTATAGATAGTAAAACGTGATTATGATACATTGCTACTACTACAAATATGAGTACCACAGCTGTAGTACACCAGACTAGCTAAATTAGCGCTACTGCTGAAAATAACCGCAGTATCTCAATTGTTTGCTCAGATAGCCTTCCGACAGCCACCATTGTTGCTACATCATTCTGCCTTCACACTGAAAAGAGCTCGCATGGCCAAACATTTGAGCACATTTCCCCTGACGCattaaaaaacaacaataaaacaaCTGAATAAGAAAATCCACAAGACCATTTCTTTAACCACATTTTCATTATTCAttattttgaataaattagcCTTATTATACTTTCTAAATGGAAACCAAATCTCAACCACCGCCTGCATGCCTGCGAATTTGCGATAAACGAGGACAAAATAGAAGCGGAGTGATGGAAGAGAAAGAAAACCCCATTAAACTCTGTGTCAGTGGTTttccccagccagccagcctcggCTTCTGCAGCCTCTGACCCCAAAACCCTCCACCACCATTAACCAGCACAACAGCCCCACTACATAATCAGCCCTGACCAGCACCACAAAAACAACAGCAGGAGATTCAGGCAGCAGGCTCCAGCAGGCAGCAGTAACAGCAGCTGCAGTGGCAGCGACCGAAGCTCCTGGGAACCAGTGACCTGGCTCCCCCTTACTGTCTCAGCAGGGGGATCGGTGGTTAGCTGCTGCTAGCTCCTCGCCTGCTTCCCTCTCGGCAGAAGTCAGCCATTCTGAATGGGTGTGCTAgaaaacacagaacagagagCTATCCCTCTCTGAAGAAAGGCAGGCTGCACCGGAGCCAGTTTGTGACTTCCATTCTGTTTTTTCAGAATGGTTTGGGTTAGGATGTATGATCCTGATCTTGAATCAGGGTGTGAGAACGTTACATTTTCTATATTTTGTGTTGTGGAATGTTAATGAAATTGAATTAATGGGCAACCATAACATCTTTTCTAGGGGCAAAGACATTGAGAACAATGCCACGCTGAGCATCTATAGAGTTGTCCGTTTGTTCAAATGGCTTCAAAGAAACAgagtgaataacaacaacaaactcAATATTTCTCAAGTCCAGTCAATTTCTCAAGTCGTTTCTTGGGACCCATTATCTGAAGCTGTTGTGGTTTTACAATATTTAACAGGTTTTTTTCTCAATTCACAGCCCAGAAtgtcaagtttcaagttttattagtcaaaCTAAATGCTTACTTGCCTGTTCCTTCTTGcctattcaacaacaaaaataaataataaaatataaaatataataatatgaacataaagtaaatggctcagtagaatagaaaatAGAATACACATTTTAGCATaagtacagtgtattcggaaagtattcagaccccttgtctttttccacattttgttacgttaaagccttattctaaaatggattatataaaaacaattcctcatcaatctacacacattaccccatatgacaaagtgaaaatagttttttttaaatgttggcaaattttaaaaaaacagaaataccttataagTATTGAAACCCTTTggtatgagactagaaattgagctcaggtgcaacctgtttccagttcacctgtggtaaattcaattgattggatatgatttggaaaggcacacacctgtcgctacaaggtcccacagttgacagtgcatgtcagagcaaaaaccaagccatgagttcgaacactcgaggctgtaatcactgccaaaggtttttcaacaaagtactgagtaaagggtctgaatacctctgtaaattgatatttcagttttatatttttaatacattttcaaaaatgtctaaaaacctgtatttcctttgtcattatggggtattgaatgtagattgatgatttaatcaattttagaacaaggctttaatgtaacaaaatatggaaaaagtcaaagggtctgaatactttctgtataATACAGGAAAGCACATTTATAATTCAATATTTACACAAAAAATACCTTCATTGAGTTAACTACTAGAAAACCATTACTTATTCAATTTGAGCTTGAGTCAGTACAATCGTTCACTGCTGCAGGTCAGTGACATGTAATAAGGACAAGATGGGCACATAACTGCTCTGTCAGCAGCATCTCATGCTAGGCTAGCATCTGTGAGCAAGATCTGCAATACCCCCAAATAGAAACTGATGTAATCTTATAGACAACTGTGGATCAGGATATGCTGTCAGCCAAGCCACTAAACCAACAACCAATCAGGGGGGGTTCCAGACCCAAACCACACAGAACCAACTTTACATACCATTGGCAGCTCTCATCCACCAATAAGTATCTTAAATACTGAACATCATTAAAACAACAGCCAATGGGAAACTTAATTTCCTTTCATCATAAAAAAGCATGTGGCTCCGTACCTGAGAGGATAAAGAAGATTCCGGAGATGAAGGCCAGGATGGTGCGCTGTGGCCGGATGTGTCCAATGTTACTGATGACGAAGGCAGTGAAGACGAAGAGCAGCGACACCATGGGGAACGGCGTGGCTGTCCGTACCATCTCTGATGAAAGGATAGAAGGAAACAggatgagagaaagacagaagaagagagaaagatatattgagaggagggagagttaaGTAAAACaattaaattgaaaaaaatcaAACATAGTCAAAAGATTCAACATTCCTTACATCGTTTTAAACCAAGTTTCAGTGTCCCATTGGGATAATGAAATTTAAGCTGCATTCAGTGGAAAATGCTTTCTGTTATACTCTTCCTCTATTTATGAATAATTAAGTTCATAAATAAATGAATGCACTATACATAACACATTGAACAAAAATTAATGGTCTAAACTGGTATACAAGTATGTGAATGAtttgtagctgttatgttgtagatGTATTGTTGTAGCTGTTgtgctgtagctgttatgctgtagaTATTATGTTGTAGCTATTATGTTGTAGATGTTATGTGTTAgatgttatgttgtagctgttatgttgtagatgttatGCTGGAGATGTTATGCTGTAGGTGTTACGCTGTAGCTGTTATGATGTAgatgttatgctgtagctgtcAATATGTAGCTGtcatgctgtagctgttatgttgtagctgttacGCTGTAGGTGTTACGTTGTAGCTGTCATGCTGTAGCAgttatgttgtagctgttgtGCTGTAGCTGTTAcgttgtagctgttatgttgtagatgttatGCTGTAGTTGTTATGATGTAGAagttatgctgtagctgttatgttgtagctgttatgctgtagctgttatgctgtagctgttatggtGTAGCTGATATGATGTAGCTGTTATGATGTAGCTGTTATgatgtagctgttatgttgtagatGTAATAATGTAGCTGTTATGATGTAGCTGTTATGATATAGCTGTTATGATATAGCTGTAATGTTGTAGCTGTAATGCTGTAGATGTAATaatgtagctgttatgttgtagctgttatgctgtagtTGTAATGCTTTAGCTGCAATGCTGTAGCTgtaatgctgtagctgttatgctgtagctgaTATGTTGTATCTGTAATGCTGTAGCTGTAATtctgtagctgttatgttgtagctgttatgttgtatatgtaatgctgtagctgttatgctggagctgttatgttgtagctgttatgctgtagctgtaatgctgtagctgttatactgtagctgttatgttgtagctgttatgttgtagctgttatgttgtaaCTGTTATGCTGTAGATGTAATAATGTAGCTGCAATGCTGTATCTGTTATGCTGTAGCTGATATGTTGAAGATGTAATGCTGTAGCTGTAATTCTGTAGCTGTTATATTGTATCTgtaatgctgtagctgttatgctggagctgttatgttgtagctgttatgttgttgttgtaatgctgtagctgttatgctgtagctgttatgttgttgttgtaatgctgTAGCTAtaatgctgtagctgttatgttgtagctggtatgctgtagatgttatgttgtagctgttatgttgtagctgttatgctgtagatgttatgttgtagctgttatgctgtagctgctatgttgtagctgttatgctgtagaTGTTATGTTGTAGATGGTATGCTCTAaatgttatgttgtagctgttatgatgttgctgttatgttgttgttgtaatgctgTAGCTATAATGCTGTAactgttatgttgtagctgttatgttgtagctggtATGCTGAAgatgttatgttgtagctgttatgttgtagctgttatgctgtagatgttatgttgtagctgttatgctgtagctgctatgctgtagctgttatgctgtagatgttatgctgtagctgttatgctgtagaTGCTATGTTGTAGCTGCTACGCTCTAgatgttatgttgtagctgttatgaTGTAGCTGTTGTGCTGTtgatgttatgttgttgttgtaatgctgtagttgttatgttgtagctgttatgctgtagctgttatgttgtagatgttatgctgtagctgttatgctgtagctgttatgttgtagatgttatgctgtagctgttatgttgtagctgttatgctgtagatgttatgttgtagctgtaaTTCTGTAGATGTTATGCTGTAGATGTTATGTTGTAGCTGCTATGCTCTGGATGTTATGTTGTAGCTATTATGATGTAGCTGTTATGCTGTTGATGTTATGTTGTAGCTCtaatgctgtagctgttatgctctagatgttatgttgtagctgtaatgctgtagctgttatgttgcAGATGTTATGCTGTAgatgttatgttgtagctgtaatgctgtagctgttatgctgtagatgttatgttgtagctctaatgctgtagctgttatgcaGTAAATGCTATGTTGTTGCTCtaatgctgtagctgttatgctcTAGAAgttatgttgtagatgttatGATGTAggtgttatgttgtagctgtaatgctgtagctgttatgttgtagctgttatgttgtagctgtaatgcagtagctgttatgttgtagctgttatgctgtagctgttatgttgtagctgttatgttgtatctgtaatgctgtagctgttatgctgtagctgaTATGTTGAAGCTGTAATGCTGTAGCTGTAATtctgtagctgttatgttgtagctgttgtgttgtagctgttatgttgtataTGTAATGCTGTAGCTGTAATGCTGgagctgttatgttgtagctgttatgttgttgctgttatgttgttgttgtaatgctgtagctgtaatgctgtagctgttatgttgtagctgttatgttgtagctggtatgctgtagatgttatgttgtagctgttatgttgtagctgttatgctgtagatgttatgttgtagctgttatgctgtagctgctatgttgtagctgttatgttgtagatgttatgttgtagttgttatgttgtagctgttatgttgtagatgttatGCTGTTGATGTTATGTTGAAGCTCTAATGCTGTAGATGTAATGCTGTAactgtt includes these proteins:
- the LOC110489301 gene encoding voltage-dependent calcium channel gamma-7 subunit, which gives rise to MFSTRALTLLSSVFGACGLLLVGVAVSTDYWLLMEEGVILQQNQSMEVRMALHSGMWRVCFVAGPEKGRCVASEYFTTEAEIDIVTENTANILKMVRTATPFPMVSLLFVFTAFVISNIGHIRPQRTILAFISGIFFILSGLSLVVGLVLYISSINDEVMNRPREPEHFFHYHYGWSFAFAASSFLLKEGAGVMSVYLFMKRYAEEEMYRPHPSLYRPRLSECSDYSGQYLHPESWPPPQRGRSASEVSSDISIQLNQTPPPPKGSSQQQQQAPSSGPSSGASYQQSSSSYPHHTMSSHPLHSSHHTMSSHPSGPPPQSMPMAMPPSAQPPPRYHQHMRMSASPC